From Deferrisoma camini S3R1, the proteins below share one genomic window:
- a CDS encoding tetratricopeptide repeat protein has product MPDVRLLYRLVERRAVQEDWAGVLALIDRIREIQGTSPDPEDRFFLGFHRGLALVETGAPSEAVPLLAEVVEIDPDHVAARLLLADALLRDSRWDEARAQLEAALERAPDHPGCLCALGWVLYQRGERARGRQLLERATELHPHYPPGHVDLGLILAGEARWEEAEFHLEAAMALTPDDADVAEALRVVREGRAGEAVERQQVRALLPEIRAQRRGLTPEERQVLRRLRAWLRSHGATHLEVLLVEGVWAEVAAAGSRPRRLDDGWAAGLAWACHRMLGHSVRRREVARHWGVSVDILARRYRVIRRLLDAADAWPPEDDLPLPSPTASTVPAALIPVDFQSRRRLPATTPCPCGSGLPVETCRHTEPANKG; this is encoded by the coding sequence ATGCCCGACGTCCGCTTGTTGTACCGTTTGGTCGAGCGCCGCGCCGTCCAGGAGGACTGGGCCGGGGTGCTCGCCCTGATCGACCGGATCCGGGAGATCCAGGGGACCTCCCCGGACCCGGAGGATCGGTTCTTCCTCGGGTTCCACCGGGGGCTGGCCCTGGTGGAGACCGGGGCCCCGTCCGAAGCGGTGCCCCTTCTGGCCGAGGTTGTGGAGATCGACCCGGACCACGTGGCCGCCCGGCTCCTCCTCGCCGACGCCCTCCTGCGGGACTCCCGTTGGGACGAGGCCCGCGCCCAGCTGGAGGCCGCGCTGGAACGGGCGCCGGACCATCCGGGCTGCCTGTGCGCCCTGGGCTGGGTGTTGTACCAGCGCGGAGAGCGCGCCCGGGGCCGGCAGCTGTTGGAGCGGGCCACGGAGCTCCACCCCCACTACCCCCCGGGCCACGTGGACCTGGGGCTGATCCTGGCCGGCGAGGCCCGGTGGGAGGAGGCCGAGTTCCACCTGGAGGCCGCCATGGCCCTGACCCCGGACGACGCGGACGTGGCCGAGGCCCTCCGGGTGGTGCGGGAGGGCCGGGCCGGCGAGGCCGTGGAGCGCCAGCAGGTGCGGGCCCTCCTGCCGGAGATCCGGGCCCAGAGGCGGGGCTTGACCCCGGAGGAGAGGCAGGTGCTGCGGCGGCTGCGCGCCTGGCTCCGGAGCCACGGGGCGACCCACCTGGAGGTCCTCCTGGTGGAAGGGGTGTGGGCCGAGGTGGCCGCGGCCGGCAGCCGGCCCCGCCGGTTGGACGACGGATGGGCCGCGGGGCTCGCCTGGGCCTGCCACCGGATGCTCGGGCATTCGGTCCGCCGCCGGGAGGTGGCCCGGCACTGGGGCGTGTCGGTCGACATCCTGGCCCGCCGGTATCGGGTGATCCGCCGGCTCCTCGACGCGGCCGACGCCTGGCCCCCCGAGGACGACCTGCCCCTGCCCTCTCCGACCGCATCGACGGTGCCGGCCGCCCTGATCCCGGTGGACTTCCAGAGCCGCCGGAGGCTGCCCGCCACCACGCCCTGCCCGTGCGGCAGCGGTCTGCCCGTGGAGACCTGCCGGCACACCGAGCCCGCCAACAAGGGGTGA
- a CDS encoding uroporphyrinogen decarboxylase/cobalamine-independent methonine synthase family protein, which translates to MAAVSLRNSATELWNVLSPGGLATGIGSLPHTDPDVAVAAVWRRLRELPFWPQLPRRSPQEGMVPQYVEGFPADAHLRIPGPDRAAAALERFYEKVLGGDLEAFALGADRAPGFYALERLLVQERPTDLRCVKAHVTGPVTMATSLKDPEGREVIHDEGFREAVAQLVSLKALWQVRRLKGVGAPVIVFLDEPVMEVFGSAYSSLTREMVLDLWRPTLEALAGEPAWVGVHCCGNTDWGLLFESGVHIVNFDAYHYLDKMLLYPREAQGFLERGGVIAWGIVPTSEEARWVGAPDLVRRLVGAMERFARAGVDPSLLRRGCLLTPSCGMGGLDEGLAEAILDLLVEVSQRFRAGSG; encoded by the coding sequence ATGGCTGCGGTTTCCCTTCGGAACTCTGCGACGGAACTGTGGAACGTTCTGTCCCCCGGTGGGCTGGCCACCGGCATCGGCAGCTTGCCCCACACCGATCCGGACGTCGCCGTGGCAGCGGTGTGGCGTCGGCTTCGGGAGCTGCCCTTCTGGCCCCAGTTGCCCCGCCGGAGCCCCCAGGAGGGCATGGTGCCCCAGTACGTCGAGGGGTTCCCCGCGGACGCCCACCTGCGGATCCCGGGCCCCGACCGGGCGGCCGCGGCCCTGGAGCGGTTCTACGAGAAGGTCCTCGGGGGAGACCTGGAGGCGTTCGCTCTGGGTGCCGACCGGGCACCGGGATTCTATGCCCTGGAGCGGCTCCTCGTCCAGGAGCGGCCGACCGATCTGCGGTGCGTGAAGGCCCACGTCACCGGCCCGGTCACCATGGCCACCTCGCTCAAGGACCCTGAGGGGCGCGAGGTGATCCACGACGAGGGGTTTCGGGAGGCCGTGGCCCAGCTCGTCTCGCTGAAGGCGCTGTGGCAGGTGCGGCGGCTCAAGGGGGTCGGGGCGCCGGTGATCGTGTTCCTCGACGAGCCGGTCATGGAGGTGTTCGGATCGGCCTACTCGAGCCTGACCCGCGAGATGGTGCTGGACCTGTGGCGGCCCACCCTCGAGGCCCTGGCCGGGGAACCGGCGTGGGTGGGGGTGCACTGTTGCGGAAACACCGACTGGGGCCTGCTGTTCGAAAGCGGAGTCCACATCGTCAACTTCGACGCCTACCACTACCTGGACAAGATGCTCCTGTACCCCCGGGAGGCCCAGGGGTTTTTGGAGCGGGGCGGGGTGATCGCGTGGGGAATCGTGCCCACCTCGGAGGAGGCCCGGTGGGTGGGGGCGCCGGACCTGGTCCGGCGGCTCGTGGGAGCCATGGAACGGTTCGCCCGCGCCGGGGTGGATCCGTCCCTGCTGCGGAGGGGATGTCTCCTCACCCCGTCGTGCGGCATGGGCGGCCTGGACGAAGGCTTGGCCGAGGCGATTCTGGATCTGCTGGTAGAGGTGTCCCAGCGATTTCGGGCCGGCTCCGGCTAG
- a CDS encoding acyl-CoA thioesterase produces MGEEGRRVSETRVEVAEMMLPQHANLAGNVHGGMIMKMIDDAAGVVAFRHCRGNAVTASIDRLDFHAPVYVGNLVVLKASMNYVGRTSMEVGVRVEAEDPKTGVVRHTASAYLTFVALDEHGKPRPVPPLVLETDEDRRRWEAALHRREERMRTRSILKAEGLSRQRS; encoded by the coding sequence ATGGGTGAGGAAGGCCGGAGGGTTTCCGAGACCCGCGTGGAGGTGGCCGAGATGATGCTGCCCCAACACGCGAACCTGGCCGGCAACGTGCACGGCGGCATGATCATGAAGATGATCGACGACGCGGCCGGCGTGGTGGCGTTCCGCCACTGCCGGGGCAACGCGGTCACCGCCTCCATCGACCGGCTCGACTTCCACGCGCCCGTGTACGTGGGCAACCTGGTGGTGCTGAAGGCTTCCATGAACTACGTGGGGCGGACCAGCATGGAGGTGGGGGTGCGGGTGGAGGCCGAGGACCCCAAGACCGGGGTGGTTCGCCACACGGCTTCGGCCTATCTCACCTTCGTCGCCCTGGACGAGCACGGCAAACCCCGGCCCGTGCCCCCCCTGGTGCTGGAGACCGACGAGGACCGCCGGCGCTGGGAGGCGGCCCTCCACCGCCGCGAGGAGCGCATGCGCACCCGCTCGATCCTGAAGGCCGAGGGTCTGTCTCGGCAGAGATCCTGA
- a CDS encoding methyl-accepting chemotaxis protein encodes MGRSRWPVAAWVAGGLGVAGAGLAWAGFGPAGVGLAVAGLAAGLIPGRGATPPGSLAELLDLAEADPEGPSAPLADELQERFRRLDTHGDAIRDVVRKLQEHATLLGWVIDTLGESVRGSRDGLRTMGEAGERVWERAERVREASSQGLAFMDTLSQSTEELFSGAETLNRSVEEATASIAQIYGALREIHGNVDRVSEASDRTTAFVAQVGRAMGEIRRRIDRSLALFQDVESSARGGKDAVRRVGEGIDRIRGASENLGRAVQALGEQSREIEGILAVITEVAEETGLLSLNAAILAAQAGEKGAAFAVVADQIRSLARRTRENAAQIGELIRGVQANISEANRGLAESLEAVEEGRGLGAKAGEEIEQIERAVTAAVEEARGIAGAAQTQDEQARAMVSAADEVNASLHKVAENLDQGMQEMDRVQALNQTLAALSQSLRAAADSHRDTGRETAELMASFAREVEEIGSLLEDQRRAAAALEGHLNAVAESGESASDSLLGFHDIVRTLVAEADGLRADTARDGGAKPTEEEPDG; translated from the coding sequence ATGGGGCGTAGCCGGTGGCCCGTCGCGGCGTGGGTGGCGGGCGGACTCGGGGTGGCGGGGGCCGGGTTGGCGTGGGCTGGGTTCGGCCCGGCGGGGGTCGGGTTGGCGGTGGCCGGCCTCGCGGCGGGGCTGATTCCCGGGCGGGGGGCGACCCCACCCGGCAGCCTGGCGGAGCTGCTGGATCTGGCGGAGGCCGACCCGGAGGGTCCGTCGGCCCCCTTGGCGGACGAGCTGCAGGAGCGGTTCCGGCGGCTGGACACCCACGGGGACGCGATCCGGGACGTGGTGCGCAAGCTCCAGGAGCACGCGACCCTCCTGGGGTGGGTCATCGACACCCTCGGCGAGTCGGTGCGAGGGTCCCGGGACGGGCTTCGCACCATGGGCGAGGCCGGGGAGCGGGTCTGGGAGCGGGCCGAGCGGGTGCGCGAGGCCAGCAGCCAGGGCCTGGCGTTCATGGACACCCTGTCCCAGAGCACGGAGGAGCTCTTCTCCGGCGCCGAGACCCTGAACCGGTCGGTGGAGGAGGCCACGGCCTCCATCGCCCAGATCTACGGGGCGCTCCGGGAGATCCACGGCAACGTGGACCGGGTGAGCGAGGCCAGCGACCGGACCACCGCGTTCGTGGCCCAGGTGGGGCGGGCCATGGGTGAGATCCGGCGGCGGATCGACCGCAGCCTGGCCCTGTTCCAGGACGTGGAGAGCTCGGCCCGGGGAGGAAAGGACGCCGTTCGGCGGGTGGGCGAAGGGATCGATCGGATCCGGGGGGCCTCAGAGAACCTGGGCCGGGCGGTGCAGGCCCTGGGCGAGCAGAGCCGGGAGATCGAGGGCATCCTGGCCGTGATCACCGAGGTGGCCGAGGAGACCGGCCTGCTGTCGCTGAACGCGGCGATCCTGGCGGCCCAGGCCGGGGAGAAAGGGGCCGCCTTCGCGGTGGTGGCGGACCAGATCCGCAGCCTGGCCCGCCGGACCCGGGAGAACGCGGCCCAGATCGGGGAGCTGATCCGGGGGGTGCAGGCCAACATCTCCGAGGCCAACCGGGGTCTGGCCGAGAGCCTCGAGGCGGTGGAGGAGGGCAGGGGGCTCGGCGCCAAGGCGGGGGAGGAGATCGAGCAGATCGAGCGGGCGGTCACCGCAGCCGTGGAGGAGGCCCGGGGGATCGCCGGTGCGGCCCAGACCCAGGACGAGCAGGCCCGGGCCATGGTGAGCGCGGCGGACGAGGTGAACGCAAGCCTCCATAAGGTGGCCGAGAACCTGGACCAGGGGATGCAGGAGATGGACCGGGTCCAGGCCCTGAACCAGACCCTGGCGGCGTTGAGCCAGTCCCTGCGGGCCGCGGCCGACAGCCACCGGGACACCGGGCGGGAGACCGCGGAGCTCATGGCGAGCTTCGCCCGCGAGGTGGAGGAGATCGGCAGCCTGCTCGAGGATCAGCGTCGGGCCGCGGCCGCCCTGGAAGGGCACCTGAACGCGGTGGCCGAGTCCGGGGAGAGCGCGTCCGACAGCCTGCTGGGGTTCCACGACATCGTGCGCACCCTGGTGGCCGAGGCCGACGGGTTGCGGGCCGACACGGCCCGGGACGGCGGAGCCAAGCCGACGGAGGAGGAACCGGATGGGTGA